The following nucleotide sequence is from Catenulispora sp. EB89.
CCGCCCCCGCGCGGCGGCCGGACGCCCCGCCGGCCGGCTACCGCGGGCCGACGGCCTGCGCCGCGGCCGGGATCACCTACCGCCAGCTGGACTACTGGGCCCGCACCGGCCTGGTCGAGCCCTCGATCCGGTCCGCCACGGGCTCCGGGTCGCAGCGGCTGTACGGCTTCCGCGACATCATCGCGCTGAAGATCGTCAAGCGCCTGCTGGACACCGGGGTCTCGCTGCAGAACATCCGCATCGCGGTCGGCTACCTGCGCGCCCGCGGCGAGGCCGACCTGGCCGGCGTCACCCTGATGAGCGACGGCGCGAGCGTCTACGAGTGCACGTCCCCGGACGAGGTCTTCGACCTGGTGCAGGGCGGCCAGGGGGTGTTCGGGATCGCCGTGGACGCGGTGTGCCGCGAGGTCGAGGGGACGCTGAGGCAGTTCCCGGGCGCCGGCGAGGACGTCGCGGGCGGTGCTGGCGCGGGATCCGGCGCTGGATCCGGCGCGAGTGTCGCCGGCACCGGTACAGCTCCGGGAGACCAGGACGACGCGTCGCAGGCCGTGGACGAACTGGCCCGGCGGCGGCGGATAAAGGCGGTCTGAGACCGGTGACCCCCGGGTTTTCCCGGACCGGCGCGGCGCCGATCCGGCGGAACCGCGGTCCACGGCCCGGCGTCTACTGCACGTGACCCGAATTCCGCTGCGCCGGTGGCTGTCCCAGCGCGTGCCCCGGACCCGAAAGAGCCAGCGCCGGCTGTACCAGGCCGCGGTGCTCGCCGTGGTGCTGCTGTTCGCGCCGGTGACCGCCGTGCGGGCCTACGCGTCCCCCTATCAGCGCACCGCGGCCTCGGTGCCCTACGAGCCGGTCGCGATCGTGTTCGGCGCGGGTGCTCCCAACGGCCGGCCGACGCCGTACCTGGCGCGGCGCCTGGACGTCGCCCTGGATCTGTACCAGCGCGGCAAGGTGACCGTGATCCTGGTGACCGGCGACAACTCGCACCCCGGCTACGACGAGCCGACCGTGATGCGCGACTACCTGGTGGCCCGGGGCGTGCCGACGGCGCGGATCGTGCGCGACTTCGCGGGGTTCGACACCTGGGCCTCGTGCGCGCGGGCCAAGAAGATCTTCGGGGTCGATCACGCCACGCTGGTGACGCAGGACTTCCACATGCCGCGCGCGCTGCTGCTGTGCCGCGCGGCGGGGATCGACGGGTACGGGGTCCCCGACACCGGCGAGTCCGTGGACGGCGAGAACGAGCTGGTCCACGACTCGGCGCGGGAGGTGCTGGCCGGGATCAAGGCCTGGGGGCAGGCCGTGTTCCAGCCGGATCCGGTGCTGGGGAAGAAGGAGACCGGCGTGGCGAACGCGCTGGCGGCGGCGGGCGTCAAAGCCGCTGCGCTGTTGCGATGAGGATGTTGTAGGAGAAGGGGACGGTGTCCTCGGGCGTGATCGACTCGCGAAGGGCGTCGCGGAAGACGTCGCGAAGACGCGCCATCGCGGCCTCGTCGAGCGGCTCGAAGTCGTAGAGGCTGGAGATGCCGGCCCACACCTGCTCGAACGGGCCGCCCAGATCGAGGGTCACCTTCTCGAACACCGCCGGGGCGAAGCCGGCCGGGCTCAGGATCTCGTCGAGCCCGTCGCGGCTGCGCGTCCTCCGGTCGCCCAGCCGTGGCATCCGCTCGGCCTCGGGGACCTGCTCGATCTCCTCGGTGGCCAGCGCGCGGAACCGGTCGTAGGCCTCGCCGAGCAGCACGCCGTCGCCGACCACGAACGCCAGGACCCCGCCCGGTGTCAGGACCCGGGCCACCTCCGCCGCGACCTGCTCGATGTCGGCCATCAGCATCAGCGCCATGTGGCAGACGCAGGCGTCGAAGCCGCCGTCGGGGAAGGGGAGCGCCTGGGCCCGCGCCACTTCGAGCGTGGTGCCGGACAGCGCCGGGCGTTCGCGGGCGAGCGCCAGGGTCTCCGGGGAAAGGTCCACCCCGGCGAGCCGCCGACCGCTCTCCCCGGCCAGGAGTTCGAGCAGGAAGCCGTCGCCGCAGCCGAGGTCCAGGACGCGCTCGCGGCCGGCCACCCGGTCGCGCAGGAGCTCGTAGCTGGACCGGCCCTCCGGGTCGCGGGC
It contains:
- a CDS encoding MerR family transcriptional regulator, whose product is MTGTGAASGSGFPRAVGPGDLPAAPARRPDAPPAGYRGPTACAAAGITYRQLDYWARTGLVEPSIRSATGSGSQRLYGFRDIIALKIVKRLLDTGVSLQNIRIAVGYLRARGEADLAGVTLMSDGASVYECTSPDEVFDLVQGGQGVFGIAVDAVCREVEGTLRQFPGAGEDVAGGAGAGSGAGSGASVAGTGTAPGDQDDASQAVDELARRRRIKAV
- a CDS encoding vancomycin high temperature exclusion protein, with amino-acid sequence MTRIPLRRWLSQRVPRTRKSQRRLYQAAVLAVVLLFAPVTAVRAYASPYQRTAASVPYEPVAIVFGAGAPNGRPTPYLARRLDVALDLYQRGKVTVILVTGDNSHPGYDEPTVMRDYLVARGVPTARIVRDFAGFDTWASCARAKKIFGVDHATLVTQDFHMPRALLLCRAAGIDGYGVPDTGESVDGENELVHDSAREVLAGIKAWGQAVFQPDPVLGKKETGVANALAAAGVKAAALLR
- a CDS encoding class I SAM-dependent methyltransferase: MTSAASQEAFLHAFHAEHPAVTSEWLGHARDPEGRSSYELLRDRVAGRERVLDLGCGDGFLLELLAGESGRRLAGVDLSPETLALARERPALSGTTLEVARAQALPFPDGGFDACVCHMALMLMADIEQVAAEVARVLTPGGVLAFVVGDGVLLGEAYDRFRALATEEIEQVPEAERMPRLGDRRTRSRDGLDEILSPAGFAPAVFEKVTLDLGGPFEQVWAGISSLYDFEPLDEAAMARLRDVFRDALRESITPEDTVPFSYNILIATAQRL